The Pseudomonas sp. S06B 330 genome contains the following window.
GCAATGACCTGCAGGCTCATGTGCTCCAGCAGCTTGTTCATGTGAATGAACTGAGCGAAGCGCTTGTCCTGGGTCTGGCCGTGGTAGAAGCGGTAATAGATCTGCTGCACTATCCCGGCCAGACGGAACAGGCCATAGGTGTAGTAGAAGTCATAGTTGTCGATGCTGATCCCCGCGCACTTGGCGTAGTAATCGACGAACTGCTGACGGGTGAGCATGCCAGGGGCGTTGCTCGGCTGACGTCGCATCATCTGCATCGGTGCCGGGTCAGTGGCTTCGATCCAGTAGGCCAGGGTGTTGCCCAGGTCCATCAACGGATCGCCGATAGTGGTCATTTCCCAGTCGAGCACGCCGATGATGCGCATCGGGTTCTCGGCATCGAGGATGACGTTGTCGAAGCGGTAATCGTTGTGCACGATGGCAGGCTTGGGATGATCGGCCGGCATCTTCTCGCGCAGCCAGGCGATGACCTTTTCCCAGCGTGGGGCATCCGGGGTCAGGGCCTTCTCGTAGCGGCTGCTCCAGCCTTCGATCTGACGCTGTACGTAACCTTCGGGCTTGCCCAGGTCGCCCAGGCCACAGGTGTTGTAGTCCACGCGGTGCAGCTCGACCATGCGCTCGATGAAGCTCTTGCACAGCGCTTCGGTGCGCTCGGCATCCAGGCCCAGTTCCGGCGGCAGGTCCGAGCGCAGGATGATGCCCTTGACCCGGTCCATGACGTAGAACTC
Protein-coding sequences here:
- a CDS encoding phosphotransferase family protein, producing MTLTDQSTQVRPGEELDATVIDPYLKAHIAGLSGTPRISQFPGGASNLTYLVQYPEREFVLRRPPFGHKAKSAHDMGREFRILNQLNSGFPYCPKAYVHCTDESLIGGEFYVMDRVKGIILRSDLPPELGLDAERTEALCKSFIERMVELHRVDYNTCGLGDLGKPEGYVQRQIEGWSSRYEKALTPDAPRWEKVIAWLREKMPADHPKPAIVHNDYRFDNVILDAENPMRIIGVLDWEMTTIGDPLMDLGNTLAYWIEATDPAPMQMMRRQPSNAPGMLTRQQFVDYYAKCAGISIDNYDFYYTYGLFRLAGIVQQIYYRFYHGQTQDKRFAQFIHMNKLLEHMSLQVIATSSL